GGCGCGCCGCATGGCCCATGCCGCGATCGACCCCTTCCTGCATCGCGATCCCAGCGGGACCGCGACATGCCAGGCCGGTGACTGGCTTCATCCCCAGATCATCGGCTTCCTCGCAACGCTTGTCACGCTGATTGCCCAGCGTCATTGCGGCCCGATGCGCACGCATGCCCTCGCAGCGGTTCAATCCGATGTCCTGAACGCCGTCACGGGAATTGGCCCAGAGCTCATCGGCGAGGAAATCTGCCTGCTCAGCAGCCGCGAGGATCCGGCCTTTGCAGCCGGCGCCCGCGGTGCCGTCGCCTTCCTCGAAGCGCTGCGCCCAGCCAGCCAGCTTGACGAGATCGACGAGCCCGTACTGCAGGCCGATCCCTCGCTTCAGCGGCTTTGGGAAGAACATGTCGATCAATGCCTCCGCCGCAGTCCCCGGCCCCTATAGGCAACGGCGCCGAAGTATGGCGCGCCGTCCCTCTGCCAGTGGAGGCCACCCTCTTCCCATCAGCCGTCAGCGCAATCCATCGTCGTCAGCAGTCCTTTTTCGCTCCGCAGGCTGATCGAACAGGCCCAACTCGAGCTGTTGCTCGAACCTGCCCTCCTCCGGCTCGGTGTCCACGCCGGAACTCCGCAGCAACCGGTTCAAAGCCTGGAGGAAGACAGTGTCATCGAGACGGTGCGTCGCGCTCGCGGTAACCGCAAGGAAACGCTCGTAGCGCGCCTTGCAGACGGCCTGCCCCGGCCGGGGCGGCGCGGAGCTACTCGGAAAGGGCTCTCGCACGACGCGGTCGACAACGCTTTCGCCAGGCCATGAATTCGGCAGATCCTTCGCGGTTTCCAGGCCGGCCGCGATCTTCGTCTTGAGATGCCAGGCGGTCCGGACGGACACGCCGAGTATCTGGCCCAGCCTCTGCGAACCGATACGCTCGCCGGTCGCGGTCAGCAGATAGAGCGCCTGCAGCCAGACATGCATCGGCACATGGCTGTTCTGAAAGATCGTGCCATGCCTCACGGTGAAGGGCTTGCGACAGGCATAGCACTTCCACATTCCGACGGGTGTGCTCAGCCCGCTCAGGCGGCCAAGCCGACAGCTTTCGCTGGCGGGCTCAACTGATCGCCGCAACACACTCGGCGAACCTCTCGGCTGGGGTTTGATAGAGCAAGGTCTTTCTGGGCCGTTCGTTGAGCTGACGGGCGATGGCGCTGAGCTGGGCCTGGCTTTGCAGGGACAGGTCGGTTCCGTGGGGAAGATACTGGCGCAGGAGCCGGTTGGTGTTCTCGTTCGAGCCACGTTGCCAGGGTGACCTGGGATCGCAGAAGTAGACCTCGACGTTCGAAGCGAGGGCCAGCCGCTTGTGGTCGGCCAACTCCTTGCCTCGGTCCCAGGTCAGGGACTGATAGAGTTCGCCGGGCAGTTTCTTCGACTGTTTGATCAGGGCGGTGATGACGCTCCCGGTGTCTTTGTTGGCGACCTTGACCAGCATCACGTAGCGCGAATGCCGCTCGACCAGCGTGGCGACGTAGCTGTTCCGGGAGCCGCCGATCAGGTCGCCTTCCCAGTGACCAGGGACCGCACGATCCTCGACGGAGGCCGGCCTTTCGCTGATGGAGACGGCGTCCCTGATCTGGCCCAGGCCGTTCCGCTTCAGGCTGGCGTGCCGGGAGCGGCGGATCGTTCGCCGGGCCCTCAGGTGGTCCAGCAGTTCCTTCTTCAGCACCCCACGGGTCTGGATGAACAGGCTGCGGTAGATCGTCTCGTGCGACACTTGATTGTGTGGCTCCCGGGGGCAGGTGCGCTTGAGCCAGCCGGCGATCTGCTCGGGCGACCAGTTCCGCTGCAGCTTGCCGGATACTGTCCGGGCCAGACCGGGTCGGCAAGCCAGCTTGCACGGCTTGGGACGCAAGGCCCGGTCCCAGGCCGCCTGATCGGAGCGCGCCGCGCGGTAGCGATCCGGCCCGCCGTTGCGCTGAACCTCGCGACTGACCGTGGACGGTGATCGGCCCAATTGCCGAGCGATCACGCGCAGCGACCGGCGGGTGCTGAGCCCTCGGGAGATTTCCTCCCGCTCGCTGAGAGTGAGCGCCCGCGGCGCCCGCCGCCGGTCTGGAGGCCGAATGCCGCCCGTCGGCGAAAGCACCGAGAACACCGAAGAGGACTCCCGATCGAACCGCCGCCCAATCGAACTCATCGACTCGCCGGCCTTCCAGCGATCCCAGATCTCAGCCCGCTGGGCCGCCGAATAGTAGATCCGCCGCCGCTGCATCATCACCCACGCTCCATCTCCAAAGGAAAAGTAGCGTGTTGCGATTACCGATTGAGACCACCCTGCAATGCGGACAGACAGGTCCGTCGCGCCAGACCAACGTCTCGAGCGAGAGGAAGGCGGCCTGTTCGTCGTGCATGCGGACGGCGTTGGGCATAGCCAATCTCCGGCGCACAGGGCACCAGCCTTTACCAAGCCACCTCCTGGGTCATGAAAAATCAATGAACCGGTTAACGCAGGGTAACGATTCAGCACATTGACCCAACAGCCCCTTCGTGGCTGTTTATAGACACCAAGCAGCATTCAGGAAAGAAAAAATACTGAACTCGAATTTGCCTGCTTAGATTCATAGAGCGATCGAATTCAGCAATCCGATGGAATCGGATTTCCATAATATCGGATAATTATAGAATTAATCCTTCAACGCGACATTTCTCGCGAACGATAACTATTGAATTCAACAAACTTTAATCGTCAAAATACATAAAATACTTCTTAAAATCCAAACTTATTACCGAAATAACAACTACATAGGAGGCATAAATGGATTAAATCAGATCGGATAACATCGAAAATTGGATGTATATCGTTACGCTAGACGGTATCCATCCTTGTAAACCGCATAAAACCAATCGACATCGCTGAAACCGGACCGCGCACCGCAGAAGAGAGGCGCACCGGACCGCATCGATGTCTCCTGAACGCACAGGAGCGTGTCATGGGTAGCCACAACAATCCGCAGCCTTCGCACCACGACGACGACAACGACCCGACACAGGGCCAGTTGCAGGGCCAGGCCGAGTTGCAGGGTCAGCTCCAGGGTCAGGCCGAGCTTCAGGGCCAGGGACAGGGTCAAGGCCAGGGACAGGGCCAAGGTCAAGGCCAGGGTCAGTCCCAGGGTCAGTCGCAGTATGCCGGCCAGGTCGCCGCGCAGGCCGTCGACACCGACGTCTGGAATTCCGCCAGCAACGCCAATGAAAACGGCAACCTGAACGGCAACGGAAATCTCAACGCCAACGGCAACCTGAACGGCAACGTCAACTATAACGAGCTGGACAATCAGGTTACCAACCAGGTCGACAACTGCGTGAATGTCTCCGTCAACGTCGACCTCAGCCTCGAAGGTGCAATCACCGGGCCGCAGGACAACGAAGCGATCGACATCGACTCGATCTACGGCATCACCGATTCCATCGTGATGCCCGACGTGGTCACTCAGAACGTCTATGAGGGCAACAACTTCAATATCGATCAGATCAACAACCTGACCGATAACGACACCCTCAGCGGCGCCTCGGTGAGCTACAGCTCCGGCGGTGTCTCCGATGCGTGCTGCTGGGATCCGTGCGGCTCCGACGCGAACTCGGTCGGCGACTTCACCATGACCGCGACCGCCACCGGCGGCAGCGCGAGCTCCAGCCTCGGCGCGCTTACCAGCGACGATGGCGACTTCGGCGGCGCCGGCGCGGCTTCGGCTGCAGCCTCGCTCACGCAGGAAGCCTTCACCCAGTCGATCGTTCAGGGTGCGAACATCCAGTTCAACTCGATCGAGATGACTGTGGGCAGCGGGGACGCTCTCGACTCCCTGTAAG
Above is a genomic segment from Bosea sp. NBC_00550 containing:
- a CDS encoding IS30 family transposase — encoded protein: MMQRRRIYYSAAQRAEIWDRWKAGESMSSIGRRFDRESSSVFSVLSPTGGIRPPDRRRAPRALTLSEREEISRGLSTRRSLRVIARQLGRSPSTVSREVQRNGGPDRYRAARSDQAAWDRALRPKPCKLACRPGLARTVSGKLQRNWSPEQIAGWLKRTCPREPHNQVSHETIYRSLFIQTRGVLKKELLDHLRARRTIRRSRHASLKRNGLGQIRDAVSISERPASVEDRAVPGHWEGDLIGGSRNSYVATLVERHSRYVMLVKVANKDTGSVITALIKQSKKLPGELYQSLTWDRGKELADHKRLALASNVEVYFCDPRSPWQRGSNENTNRLLRQYLPHGTDLSLQSQAQLSAIARQLNERPRKTLLYQTPAERFAECVAAIS
- a CDS encoding transposase: MPNAVRMHDEQAAFLSLETLVWRDGPVCPHCRVVSIGNRNTLLFLWRWSVGDDAAAADLLFGGPAG